The Amblyomma americanum isolate KBUSLIRL-KWMA chromosome 11, ASM5285725v1, whole genome shotgun sequence genome includes the window AGAGGGTAATATACAGTATTCGTTATTCACTAAAGGGCAGGAAACATGGGCAAAATGAGAGaatagacaacacaagcgcttgtgttgtctatACTCTCATTTTGTCcgtgtttcctgcgctgttgtgaataatgAATACGTACCAACCTGCCCAACTTTGTCACTCATTAATATgcactatgtacaaataaatattATATATATAAATGCGGGATGCTGTGCCGCGCATTGTAGGAGTACTCGGTGCAGCGGCGTGGAAATGCTTTGTGGGGTGGAACGGCCGGTCGCGGCCCACGCGATGTCTTCCACGCCGGCACAGATGGGTTGCCCTGCACCAGGCCGAACGTCGTGCGCCACCATTGTCTGCGTGTGGAAGCATCGACTCTCGCACGCTCTCTTCCTTGGCCGTCGCGCGCAGGCCGCTCAAGCTCGCTTGCTCTCTTGCTCCATTTGCTTGCTTGCTCGATGGCTCTCTTGCTCATTTGCTTGCTTACTTGCTCGATTGCTCACTTGCTCGCTACtcgtttgcttgcttgcttgcttgcttgcttgcttgcttgcttgcttgcttgcttgctagcTTGCTAGCTTGCTAGCTTGCTAgcttgctcgctcgctcgcttgcCCACTTGTCCATTTGCtcgtttgcttgcttgcttgttcgaTTGCTCGCTTGCTCACTTGCCCGCTTGATCGTTTGCTCGtttgcttgctttcttgattaCTGGCTTGCTGGCTTGCCATCCATTTATCCCTTCATACACAACATTCTGGTCAACTTCGCGCTCCCGTAGCCTAGAGTAAGATCCTGGTACTTTCGGACGAAACTGCTCATAGAGTGAATGAACGAGAACACTTTACTCAAAAACACTGGACCTTAATCCTGAGATCGGCACAGTGAGGAGACGGTAGAGCGAGGCTCACTCAAAAATGCTTCCTCCCACCCTCTtcaactttctctctctctgttcttGCAGTCAGTTTCCTGACACTTGCTGGCGCGACAATACGCGCCAGCTGCTAATATTTTATTCGCTGtgttctctctctccctctttgcGATCAGTCTCGCACAGCCATGACGATCACCGATGCGCCAGCTGGTAATACTTGATTCGCTGTCCAGAACGAATATTCTGATCTCCTTTCCCAAAATAGTTCAAAAAGCGGCTCTTCTGCAAGTGAGATCTGGCTGCAGCGCTGCGCGGTCCCTCCGAAAATGTCAGGAGACGACCGCTCCTCGCGACTTTGGGACTACGTCGTTTTCGGCTCCCTTACGATCCTCAGCCTCGGTGAGACACCACGATGTGCGGTGAATTTGAGTTATGAAATAGTTACCTTTGATTATAAACTGAAAGCGCTCACATATCCAGTGCGCATTGCAAGAACATGCGCATTGCTACAACTCACGTTTTCATATAAATATCAAGGTGTCACCTTTGACAGGCACTAACACTGGTGAGACCATGTTTAGATAGTCTGCAGGAGGTTGGCGTCTGGATGGCATGCCCTTTATAAGGTTATTGAATACTTTGACATATCTACATTAAGtatgctttattttgcttttaCTGAAAACCATCTATCATACTGTGTCGAAGCTCGGGGTGGTACTTGCCATCTGTATTTAGATCTCATTATGCGCCTAAAATAGCGCGCACTAAGAAGAATAAATAAGTCTAACTTCTATGTGCGCAGCAAACCGTTATTTCTTATGTCAATTATTCTTCCATTGGATTTGCTGTACCGCTTAGAAATATCTGTACATGGTCACAACAAGGTAAGGCACAATCACCCTATCTATGCATCAGTACTTCACCCCCAGCTTCGGTAAAATCTTAGTACTTTCGGAGGAAGCTGCTCATGGATTGAATGAACGAGAACACTTTACTCAAAAACACTGGACCTTAATCCTGATCGGCACAGTGAGGAGACGGCAACCGTTCCTTCCGCAGTTTTAGTCTCCAGCCCATCCTCAACGTATATAGTTAATGTTTAATGCAGTCTTCTGGGGTAAAAATCTCGTACGCGCTTCCTATTCCTCTGAAACACTCGCACAATTTTCCTGCTGCACTTAAAAAACACTTAACTAATTGACTACCCATGAAATTTTATTTTCCTCCTATAGTTTCTTCCATTGCGTATTTTCTATGTATCGTAACAGGTTGTACTTATACTTGGTGTCCAAGTGTTCACATTGCCTGTTTCAATGCTATCTTTGTGTCTTGCCGAGTGCTTTTATACCAGTGTTAGTTTAGTCTCTTTTTGATTTCAATGTTGATTGAATTTTAATACTTTGTTcgctgttttcaatttttttttcattctgtgtACTTGGATTCTAACTAGCCGTTGGTTATGAGTCCAAAAAGTATTCTTATTTTGTATAATAGAAatgtgaaataaatgcaaaataaactgAAACATAATTGAAATTTAATTTAGTCGTATTACGGTTAAAACTTAGGAAACAGTGGAAAACAAAAGAAGTAACGCGTAGGGAAACAATGCAGGAAGCATACCTAACCCATAAAATCGATACATTGTGTTCCAATAAGTCTAATTTGTCATTCTACTGTGTCGTCAAATattaagccgccgtggtggctcagggctcagctgctgacctgaaaaacgcgggctcgatcccggcaacggcggtcgcatttcgatgtaggcgaaatgctaaatcatgaatggcagtttaccaatatccctcaaggtaGACATATATAACAGCTTTTTCTTAGCGGaactcacctatggagcagaaaagCGAAGGATAAAGAAAAGGGTTAAACTTAAATTGAGAactacgcagcgagctatggaaaggaaaatggcaggtgtaacgtcaagagttATAGTAAACTGctcaactccaaccaaaaattttaatttgaacccaacgtttcgaagccgactcggctccttcatcaggggtgactgacgACTATAGCTAGTGTcttttaagtatgaaggggaggagggggtcaaaggaacgacagctgtgatgcggaAGGCatcaagagcacaaaaggaaacctgcccctaGTATATATTCCTAGAGACTTCGCTCTTCAATTCAACGggaaaaagtcgccattgaccgcctccctgcagtgcgacaacgtgactaacagcctttaccccctcccccacgcctttcgcatcacagctgtcctTCCTTtgacccctcctcccctccatacttaaacgACGCTAGCTATAGCCCTCAGTCactcctgatgaaggagccgagtcggcttcgaaacgatgggttaaaattaaattttttggtaggagttgtgcagtttattataagtcttcaaacccaaccagacagcaaatctgtcaaaatgtttagtttttaacGTCAAGAGAcaagaagagagcagagtgggtcgaGGAACAaatacgggttaatgacatcctagtcgaaatcaagaggaagaaatgggcgtgggcagggcatctaatgcgaaggcaagataaccgacggtccttaagagtaacgggagttattccaagagaatgcaagcgtagcaggggg containing:
- the LOC144110767 gene encoding uncharacterized protein LOC144110767 is translated as MARASEQASNRTSKQANEQMDKWASERASKLQASQKASNRAIKQSSKQRPSRNRVGLRKD